One window from the genome of Flavobacteriales bacterium encodes:
- a CDS encoding DUF3276 family protein, protein MEGDKDHYDKEEIYSKVIRAGKRTYFFDVKSTRGNDLYLTVTESKKRFNDNGDSFYEKHKIFLYKEDFEKFQEGLEDVLGEIERLKEDDPKYRVEESKEEKDSEEKDESYTKTKW, encoded by the coding sequence ATGGAGGGGGACAAAGATCACTACGACAAGGAGGAAATATACTCGAAAGTGATTCGAGCGGGAAAACGGACCTACTTCTTCGATGTGAAATCAACACGGGGAAATGACCTGTATCTGACCGTCACGGAAAGCAAGAAGCGGTTCAACGACAACGGAGACAGCTTCTACGAAAAGCACAAAATATTTTTGTACAAAGAGGATTTCGAGAAATTCCAAGAAGGTCTTGAAGACGTGCTGGGAGAGATAGAGCGATTGAAAGAGGACGACCCCAAGTATCGTGTAGAAGAATCCAAGGAAGAGAAAGATTCCGAGGAGAAGGATGAATCCTACACCAAGACCAAGTGGTGA
- a CDS encoding ABC transporter ATP-binding protein, which yields MRSLAHLNKYLLKYKWRLLLGILFIIIQNIFYIYNPLVVKESVDFIKESIEVYSGMEDGQTVELASPPILATVMDFFGLVRPDQEVDQKDILLQVIMSTGLILCIIYLSIALIKGIFLFFTRQTIIIMSRLIEYDLKNEIYAQYQRLSMAFYKRNNTGDLMNRISEDVSKVRMYLGPAIMYSINLLVVAVLSVVAMVSLSAELTLYVLAPLPVMSILVYHVSAIMNRRSEAVQRQQSALSTFVQENFAGIRVMKAYGIEKQRSEEFNKESEFYRDLTLDQVRVDALFMPTIILLIGVSTILAIFLGGKMIIEGDTDFTFGGLVAFVIYVNLLTWPFAAVGWVTSLVQRAAASQERINEFLSEEPEIVDGPKELEQVDGTIRFDRVSFTYPESGIRALQEVSFEIAPGRTLGVFGRTGSGKSTLAALLLRQFDPDSGSIHLDGHDIRELTTDSLRNPMGYVPQEVFLFSDSIANNIAFGLKDGEFDRSLVEQAGNEAELSGEIQELSKGYDTLLGEWGITLSGGQKQRVSLARAIIKRPKILIFDDSLSAVDTETEESILQTLDKIIKQRTTILISHRISTIRRADHIIVLENGRIIDQGRHEDLIARDGFYADMERRQSLEVAVE from the coding sequence ATGAGAAGTCTAGCACACCTGAACAAATATCTGCTCAAATACAAGTGGAGACTTCTGCTCGGAATACTCTTCATCATTATCCAGAACATCTTCTACATCTATAACCCATTGGTGGTCAAGGAATCAGTGGATTTCATCAAGGAGAGTATTGAGGTTTATAGCGGAATGGAAGATGGCCAAACTGTAGAATTGGCATCTCCTCCCATACTGGCCACAGTGATGGATTTCTTCGGACTCGTCAGGCCCGATCAAGAAGTCGATCAGAAAGACATACTGCTACAAGTGATCATGAGCACCGGCCTCATCCTCTGTATCATCTATTTGTCGATCGCACTGATCAAAGGGATATTCCTCTTCTTCACCCGACAGACCATCATCATCATGTCGCGCCTGATAGAGTATGACCTCAAGAATGAGATCTATGCCCAGTATCAACGACTCAGTATGGCCTTCTATAAGCGCAACAATACGGGTGATCTCATGAATCGGATCTCAGAGGACGTGAGCAAAGTGCGTATGTATCTGGGTCCGGCTATCATGTACTCTATCAATCTGCTGGTGGTAGCGGTATTGTCGGTAGTGGCCATGGTCAGCCTGAGTGCTGAGCTCACCTTGTATGTTCTGGCCCCACTGCCCGTGATGAGTATACTCGTCTACCATGTGAGTGCCATCATGAATAGGCGGAGCGAGGCGGTGCAGCGTCAGCAGAGCGCCCTGAGCACCTTTGTTCAAGAGAATTTTGCCGGCATCAGGGTGATGAAAGCCTATGGCATTGAGAAACAGCGCTCTGAAGAATTCAATAAGGAGAGTGAGTTCTATAGAGACCTGACTTTGGACCAAGTACGGGTCGATGCTCTTTTCATGCCTACCATCATCCTTCTGATAGGTGTGAGTACCATCCTGGCCATCTTCCTGGGAGGAAAGATGATCATCGAGGGAGATACCGATTTCACTTTCGGAGGGCTCGTGGCATTCGTCATCTATGTCAATCTACTCACTTGGCCTTTTGCAGCAGTTGGATGGGTGACCTCCTTGGTCCAACGTGCGGCAGCAAGCCAAGAGCGCATCAATGAATTCTTGAGTGAAGAACCTGAGATAGTCGATGGACCGAAGGAACTAGAACAGGTAGATGGAACGATCCGATTCGACCGGGTGAGTTTCACTTATCCGGAATCCGGGATACGCGCTTTGCAAGAGGTGTCTTTCGAAATTGCTCCCGGTCGGACATTGGGAGTGTTCGGACGGACCGGTTCGGGCAAATCGACCTTAGCAGCCCTCTTGCTCAGACAGTTCGACCCTGATTCAGGAAGCATCCATTTGGATGGTCATGATATCAGGGAATTGACCACCGATTCCTTGAGAAACCCAATGGGATATGTTCCTCAAGAGGTTTTTCTCTTCTCAGATTCCATTGCTAACAATATCGCTTTCGGCCTGAAGGATGGTGAATTCGACCGTAGCTTGGTGGAACAGGCGGGCAATGAAGCGGAGCTCAGCGGTGAGATTCAAGAACTCTCCAAAGGCTATGATACTCTGCTAGGAGAATGGGGCATCACTCTTTCTGGAGGTCAGAAGCAACGTGTATCCCTTGCACGGGCGATCATCAAAAGGCCCAAGATCCTCATCTTCGATGACAGCCTGTCGGCCGTGGATACAGAGACCGAGGAGTCCATACTCCAGACCTTGGATAAGATCATCAAGCAGCGCACCACCATATTGATCTCTCATCGCATCTCCACGATCAGGCGCGCTGATCACATCATCGTGCTGGAAAACGGTCGCATCATCGATCAAGGAAGACATGAGGATCTCATTGCCCGAGACGGCTTCTATGCGGATATGGAAAGACGACAATCCTTGGAGGTGGCGGTAGAGTAG